The Micromonospora sp. WMMD961 genome has a segment encoding these proteins:
- a CDS encoding nitroreductase produces the protein MDIGYTEAQLRAVAVDAVRAPSLHNTQPWRLRLRDGGIEVLADPTRRLPATDPSGWGVRIACGAALFNLRMALAVTGTPARVRLRPDPAEPDLLARLVPDTPRRPSLAEQSLYAAIPRRFSNRLPFWPDRVPADVRWRLGEAARAEQCWLELLIGVSAVSAIGEIARSAHRVLERDPAYRAESERWLRREPAPDGVPASAGGPQGESQDVLPTRGFGGRDRAPGRDFEPEPLVGVLGSVGNTAVDQVIAGQALQRLLLVATDAGLGVSMLSQPIEVPTAREQLRLSLGRFGTPQMVLRIGYGQPGRPTPRRAVDEVLDLPAVSA, from the coding sequence ATGGACATCGGCTACACCGAGGCCCAGCTACGGGCCGTCGCCGTGGACGCGGTCCGGGCACCGTCGTTGCACAACACCCAGCCGTGGCGGCTGCGGCTGCGCGACGGCGGCATCGAGGTGCTGGCCGACCCGACCCGTCGGCTGCCGGCGACCGACCCCAGCGGCTGGGGTGTCCGGATCGCCTGCGGCGCGGCGCTGTTCAACCTGCGGATGGCCCTGGCCGTGACCGGAACTCCGGCGCGGGTACGGCTGCGGCCCGACCCGGCCGAGCCGGACCTGCTGGCCCGGCTGGTGCCGGACACCCCACGTCGCCCCTCCCTCGCCGAGCAGAGCCTGTACGCGGCCATCCCCCGCCGTTTCAGCAACCGGCTGCCGTTCTGGCCGGACCGGGTGCCGGCCGACGTCCGGTGGCGCCTGGGCGAGGCGGCTCGTGCCGAGCAGTGCTGGTTGGAGTTGCTGATCGGGGTGAGCGCGGTCTCCGCGATCGGCGAGATCGCCCGCAGCGCGCACCGGGTGCTGGAGCGGGACCCGGCGTACCGGGCGGAGAGCGAGCGGTGGTTGCGCCGGGAGCCGGCGCCGGATGGCGTGCCCGCCTCGGCCGGGGGGCCGCAGGGCGAGTCGCAGGACGTCCTGCCGACGCGCGGCTTCGGTGGGCGCGACCGTGCCCCGGGGCGCGACTTCGAGCCGGAACCCCTCGTCGGGGTGCTCGGCTCGGTCGGCAACACGGCCGTCGACCAGGTGATCGCCGGCCAGGCCCTGCAACGGTTGCTGCTCGTCGCCACCGACGCCGGGCTCGGTGTGTCGATGCTCTCCCAACCGATCGAGGTGCCGACAGCACGGGAGCAGCTGCGGCTGTCGCTGGGGCGGTTCGGCACGCCGCAGATGGTGCTGCGGATCGGCTACGGCCAGCCGGGCCGACCGACCCCCCGCCGCGCTGTCGACGAGGTGCTCGACCTGCCGGCCGTGTCGGCCTGA
- a CDS encoding FtsX-like permease family protein: MNRWLTRRWPVLHWPSIRGRGRADAGPLLLTAAVVAAVALLAGAVPALFRAAADDAVQDTVRRAGRDANVLVHADWERDNGPTGGRVRMPRLADDVDDFRARATYALGPDLDAALLPPVAAVNGPILSITDGSVPRTFQFTYLSDDLGGPEVTWTAGSAPGPTASDEYVETPYDGPPWPVQVGLSEADATALGLGPGDRIPTKDGQGRATDVRISGVYRPTDSADPAWRLAPALLSPVPGADGVGITRFGGLLSRASLPDARLAVNEDQLRRTVHFAPFPDALTWDATAPLASQVVTLKATSGSSNDRDQSLRWESQLDTALRDARTQISVSSAQAAVLLAGVLTATALVLLLAADLLVRRRTPALSAARQRGAALPDLGAELIIESTVVSLSAAAVGLTLARAAAPGVSWTWAVPVVLAGAVAGPAFGTLAAARASRDRRQPANPAARRWIRATGQLRRAAVEAAVLIAAVAAFITLHQRGLLPVAPAGDTGEPTGDLILPISALSLGALVGALALLRLVPVGARFALRQALRSRRPLAVFGAAQAATTAGRALPLLVLVSTTALTSFALILGTTITRGMADGSWSTVGADARLDIGTDAETATPALAERIAAAPGVGQVVVAQVTDSARVFTESTPLTPRLVIVDTAAFQRLLATTPLPDAPALARLRAPGPGPGIVPALVRSSDGELRTGTQLQLPRDGAPAIHLAAVGTAPSVGGAGDVVIVDAAALAAAGLPAVPDTVWVTGPGAARAVSNSGVTADVVLRADVLRAQRAAPLTAGLLGLAWTAAAVLLALGLLGLALAAAAGASQRWQTLTRLRTLGLRPRDARWVAAAEVLPPVVVAAVCGPLLGALLARLTLGPLDVRLLTGQGADPAAVLPWWLLGLVSVALLAAAVTVVPVESALRRRDRLSEVLRAGE; this comes from the coding sequence GTGAACCGGTGGCTGACCCGCCGGTGGCCGGTGCTGCACTGGCCCAGCATCCGCGGCCGTGGCCGCGCCGATGCCGGACCGCTGCTGCTCACCGCCGCCGTCGTCGCGGCCGTCGCGCTGCTCGCCGGGGCCGTGCCGGCGCTGTTCCGCGCTGCCGCCGACGACGCCGTCCAGGACACGGTCCGCCGCGCCGGCCGCGACGCGAACGTCCTCGTACACGCCGACTGGGAACGCGACAACGGCCCGACCGGCGGCCGGGTCCGGATGCCCCGCCTCGCCGACGACGTCGACGACTTCCGCGCCCGGGCGACCTATGCGCTCGGACCCGACCTGGACGCCGCGCTGCTCCCGCCCGTCGCTGCTGTCAACGGCCCGATCCTCAGCATCACCGACGGCAGCGTCCCGCGTACCTTCCAGTTCACCTACCTGTCCGACGACCTCGGCGGACCCGAGGTGACCTGGACCGCCGGCAGCGCGCCCGGCCCCACCGCCTCCGACGAGTACGTCGAGACCCCCTACGACGGACCGCCCTGGCCAGTGCAGGTCGGCCTCTCCGAGGCGGACGCCACGGCACTCGGCCTCGGCCCCGGCGATCGGATCCCGACCAAGGACGGCCAGGGCCGCGCGACGGACGTAAGGATCAGCGGGGTCTACCGACCCACGGACAGCGCCGACCCCGCCTGGCGGCTCGCCCCGGCGCTGCTGAGCCCCGTGCCCGGCGCCGACGGCGTGGGCATCACCCGGTTCGGCGGCCTGCTGTCGCGCGCGTCGTTACCGGACGCCCGGCTCGCCGTGAACGAGGACCAACTGCGGCGTACCGTCCACTTCGCACCCTTTCCCGACGCGCTCACCTGGGACGCCACCGCGCCGCTCGCCAGCCAGGTGGTCACGCTCAAGGCGACCTCCGGCTCATCGAACGACCGCGACCAGTCCCTGAGGTGGGAATCGCAGCTCGACACCGCTCTGCGCGACGCCCGTACCCAGATCAGCGTCTCCTCCGCACAGGCCGCCGTCCTGCTCGCCGGGGTGCTGACCGCCACGGCACTGGTCCTGCTACTCGCCGCCGACCTGCTGGTCCGCCGCCGTACCCCGGCGCTGAGCGCCGCCCGGCAGCGCGGCGCGGCGCTACCCGACCTCGGTGCGGAACTGATCATCGAGTCCACGGTGGTGTCCCTGTCGGCCGCCGCCGTCGGGCTCACGCTCGCCCGCGCTGCCGCTCCGGGCGTCTCCTGGACCTGGGCCGTTCCCGTGGTCCTGGCCGGTGCCGTCGCCGGGCCGGCATTCGGCACCCTCGCCGCCGCCCGCGCCAGCCGCGACCGGCGCCAACCCGCCAACCCGGCCGCTCGGCGTTGGATCCGGGCCACCGGCCAGCTGCGCCGCGCCGCCGTGGAGGCCGCCGTCCTGATCGCCGCGGTCGCCGCCTTCATCACACTGCACCAGCGCGGGCTCCTGCCCGTGGCCCCCGCCGGCGACACCGGTGAGCCGACCGGCGACCTGATCCTGCCGATCAGCGCCCTCTCTCTCGGCGCGCTCGTCGGCGCGCTCGCCCTGCTCCGGCTGGTGCCCGTCGGGGCGCGCTTCGCGCTCCGACAGGCCCTGCGCTCGCGCCGCCCGTTGGCCGTGTTCGGTGCCGCCCAGGCGGCCACAACGGCCGGGCGCGCGCTGCCGCTGCTGGTTCTGGTCAGCACCACGGCGCTCACGTCGTTCGCGCTCATCCTCGGCACCACCATCACCCGGGGGATGGCCGACGGCTCGTGGAGCACCGTCGGCGCCGACGCCCGACTCGACATCGGCACCGATGCCGAGACCGCCACGCCCGCACTCGCCGAGCGCATCGCCGCCGCACCAGGGGTAGGACAGGTCGTCGTCGCGCAGGTGACCGACTCGGCGCGCGTCTTCACCGAATCGACGCCGCTCACCCCACGACTGGTCATCGTGGACACCGCCGCGTTCCAACGTCTGCTGGCCACCACCCCGCTGCCCGACGCGCCAGCGCTGGCCCGGCTCAGGGCACCCGGCCCTGGCCCCGGGATCGTCCCCGCGCTGGTCCGATCGAGCGACGGCGAGCTGCGGACCGGCACGCAGTTGCAACTACCCCGGGACGGCGCTCCGGCGATCCATCTCGCTGCGGTCGGTACCGCTCCCTCCGTCGGCGGCGCCGGCGACGTCGTCATCGTGGACGCCGCTGCCCTCGCCGCCGCCGGACTGCCCGCCGTCCCGGATACGGTCTGGGTGACCGGCCCCGGCGCGGCGCGGGCCGTGTCGAACAGCGGCGTCACCGCCGACGTCGTGCTGCGCGCGGACGTCCTGCGGGCGCAGCGAGCGGCTCCGCTGACCGCAGGGCTGCTGGGGCTGGCGTGGACGGCCGCCGCGGTGCTGCTGGCGCTGGGACTGCTCGGCCTCGCGCTCGCCGCCGCCGCGGGTGCGTCGCAGCGGTGGCAGACCCTGACCCGACTGCGGACCCTCGGCCTGCGGCCACGCGACGCCCGTTGGGTCGCCGCCGCAGAGGTGCTACCCCCGGTCGTGGTCGCCGCGGTGTGCGGCCCGCTCCTCGGGGCCCTGCTCGCACGCCTGACGCTCGGCCCGCTCGACGTGCGACTGCTCACCGGCCAGGGCGCCGACCCGGCGGCGGTCCTGCCGTGGTGGTTGCTCGGCCTGGTGAGCGTGGCCCTGCTGGCGGCGGCCGTCACTGTCGTACCGGTCGAGTCGGCGCTGCGGCGACGCGACCGGCTGAGCGAGGTACTCCGCGCCGGCGAGTGA
- a CDS encoding ABC transporter ATP-binding protein yields MRSEPLLSVRGVHRRFRTGPTVVHALRGVSFDVAAGSMVALVGRSGSGKTTLLNVIGGLDRPDAGTVHVNGTDVTVLDDDGLSLLRREKVSYVFQSFGLIPVLSAAENVAAPLRLARVAPADRERRVELLLELVGLADHARQRPAELSGGQQQRVAIARALAASPRLLLADEPTGQLDAETGLSVMALLRGIVESEGVTVLVSTHDAVMMALADRVIRIHDGHLDEQAAGQPYAPAPDVG; encoded by the coding sequence ATGAGGAGCGAGCCGCTACTCAGCGTGCGCGGCGTACACCGGCGCTTCCGCACCGGGCCGACCGTCGTACACGCCCTGCGCGGAGTGTCGTTCGACGTGGCCGCCGGTTCCATGGTGGCGCTCGTCGGCCGGTCCGGCTCGGGCAAGACCACCCTGCTCAACGTCATCGGCGGCCTGGACCGCCCGGACGCCGGCACCGTGCACGTCAACGGCACCGACGTCACAGTGCTCGACGACGATGGGCTGTCCCTGCTGCGCCGCGAAAAGGTGTCCTACGTCTTCCAGAGCTTCGGGTTGATCCCGGTGCTGTCGGCCGCGGAGAACGTCGCCGCCCCGCTGCGGCTGGCCCGCGTCGCCCCGGCCGATCGCGAGCGGCGGGTCGAGTTGCTGCTGGAACTGGTCGGTCTGGCCGACCACGCCCGGCAGCGGCCGGCCGAGCTGTCCGGTGGCCAGCAGCAGCGGGTGGCGATCGCCCGCGCACTGGCCGCCTCGCCCCGCCTCCTGCTCGCCGACGAACCCACCGGGCAACTGGACGCCGAGACGGGCCTGTCGGTGATGGCCCTGCTGCGCGGGATCGTGGAGTCCGAAGGTGTCACCGTCCTGGTGTCGACGCACGACGCGGTGATGATGGCGTTGGCCGACCGGGTCATCCGCATCCACGACGGGCACCTCGACGAACAGGCGGCCGGGCAGCCGTACGCGCCCGCGCCGGACGTCGGGTGA
- a CDS encoding ABC transporter ATP-binding protein — MSSTPLSLPQPSARAPEFGRDALIVCENLVRIYQTGSIEVQALQGLDLAVQSGELVAVVGASGSGKSTLLSILAGVDAPTAGRVRVDRWNLLAMSRADRVDYRRHTVGFVRQQTASNLIPYLTAREMVDLPMTAARTAKQERRERAAELLDSLGVADCADRRPGQLSGGQQMRVAIAVALANQPRVLLADEPTGELDAATSAEVFGVLRDVNRRYGVTVVVVTHDPGVSSQVERTVAIRDGRTSSEVLRRTTTDAAGDTHLIAEEYAVMDRAGRVQVPREFRQALALTRRVRLALEPDHITIRPDPGSDE; from the coding sequence ATGTCCAGCACACCGCTGTCCCTGCCGCAGCCATCCGCGCGGGCACCCGAGTTCGGCCGGGACGCGCTCATCGTCTGCGAGAACCTGGTGCGGATCTACCAGACCGGTTCGATCGAGGTGCAGGCGCTGCAAGGGCTGGACCTGGCCGTGCAGAGCGGTGAGCTGGTCGCCGTCGTCGGTGCCTCCGGGTCGGGCAAGTCGACGCTGCTGTCCATCCTGGCCGGCGTCGACGCCCCCACCGCCGGACGGGTCCGGGTCGACCGGTGGAATCTGCTCGCGATGTCCCGCGCGGACCGGGTGGACTACCGGCGGCACACCGTCGGGTTCGTACGGCAGCAGACGGCGAGCAACCTGATCCCTTACCTGACCGCACGGGAGATGGTGGACCTGCCGATGACGGCGGCCCGCACCGCGAAGCAGGAGCGCCGGGAGCGCGCGGCCGAACTGCTGGACAGCCTCGGTGTCGCCGACTGCGCCGATCGCCGCCCCGGCCAACTCTCCGGCGGGCAGCAGATGCGGGTCGCGATCGCGGTGGCGCTGGCCAACCAGCCGCGGGTCCTGCTCGCCGACGAGCCGACCGGTGAGCTGGACGCCGCCACGTCGGCGGAGGTCTTCGGCGTGCTGCGGGACGTCAACCGGCGGTACGGCGTCACCGTTGTCGTGGTCACCCACGACCCCGGGGTCAGCAGCCAGGTCGAACGGACCGTCGCGATCCGGGACGGGCGCACCAGCAGCGAGGTGCTGCGCCGCACCACCACCGACGCGGCGGGCGACACCCACCTGATCGCCGAGGAGTACGCCGTGATGGACCGGGCCGGGCGGGTCCAGGTGCCCCGCGAGTTCCGCCAGGCACTGGCGCTGACCCGACGGGTCCGGCTCGCCCTGGAACCCGACCACATCACGATCCGCCCCGATCCGGGAAGCGACGAATGA
- a CDS encoding permease: MRLVSRRARAQWPLLAALLGVVTIGATLLGTCTLLVTRTAERALEIAMARAEPAAVDVTVYTGTVEGPDAPSVVADTRTGVASALTPFPVTTTARASTVLRALPPTLGKGTTVGAQAYLSGLDDLPARAELVTGRWPQHPGDAVLLESTAQLLGLTPGSRVRLGAELAHPPVPAVDVTVVGVVRPLAGRGWERDPLNAAGSAIGYRDGRFMQPVNAYGPFLVDLADLVSTGATVDRMEITAHPDLSHANRRDLEAVAEGVRDADRRLAGTLGDRVTLARVASDLPLTLRASDDQRHVTAAVVLAIAVLGGVLTAAALVLAGRLTAGIRADETALRSAVGTSRRQLAATATLEAGLVAAVAAALGIPASSALHAGLTHLPPLDDAGLTVRPALVGAQVLAVAGGALVLAVVLTVLAIRPVPAAGDRRTRRELLARSGADLMLALFAAVGWWQLYAQPTAANPRADAVRVLAPALLLTAGAALALRVVLPALRGADRLAYRARGLALPLAVSEAARRPQAVAAGLLVGLACAAGTFGLALDTTWHQSQRDQAALSVGTDLTLALSTAPVAGDGAVVSAATAGAVSPALDRGTAVGQWLGTAGDAPRLVAVDTTRADALLRGRLDSDRGWADVGATLAPRTPVTGLAVPTGAPLVLSGTAAGGTSLAVTPRLLLQDATGLRTSCTGPAVPLDGREFRLPGCATADGLRLVAVALPVTADAVGGSVAVAVTLSVPSAGSAERPTDGSDWTATSAPPVPSTLRDPTVMVTATSTGTALRMAATVDLGGAEDAARTLVATAFADPGPVPVAVSARFASEVGAHRGSQLSVTVGTTPVPVVVTEVVPTVPSAPGAGAVLADLDTLSRARVVTGDLTFPVDAWWVGHPAGPDAAERATALHLGTVTTREAETARLTGGPLGAGLPAALRLIVPAAALLLLAGVVLHVSCDLQVRAVEVARLRGLGMSRRGIRAVLLGQHVGVLLPLLTAGAAVGALATRIVAPLLVRSDTGAAPVPAAQPHWPWPAEAALLAVLLTGCMLAVAVVVTVQVRRADAAHLRVAP; encoded by the coding sequence ATGAGGCTGGTCAGCCGGCGCGCCCGCGCGCAGTGGCCGTTGCTCGCCGCCCTCCTCGGGGTCGTCACGATCGGCGCGACCCTGCTGGGCACCTGCACCCTGCTGGTCACCCGCACCGCCGAGCGGGCGCTGGAGATCGCCATGGCCCGCGCCGAGCCCGCCGCCGTCGACGTGACCGTCTACACCGGCACCGTCGAGGGCCCGGACGCGCCGTCGGTCGTCGCCGACACCCGCACCGGGGTGGCCTCCGCGCTCACGCCGTTCCCGGTGACGACGACCGCGCGGGCGTCGACGGTGCTGCGGGCGCTGCCACCCACGCTCGGCAAGGGCACCACCGTCGGGGCCCAGGCGTACCTGTCGGGCCTGGACGATCTGCCGGCCCGAGCCGAGCTGGTCACCGGGCGCTGGCCGCAGCACCCCGGCGACGCGGTGCTGCTGGAGTCCACCGCCCAACTGCTCGGCCTCACCCCCGGTAGCCGGGTGCGCCTCGGCGCCGAGCTGGCCCACCCGCCCGTCCCGGCCGTCGACGTGACAGTCGTCGGTGTGGTACGCCCGCTGGCGGGGCGCGGCTGGGAGCGCGACCCGCTGAACGCGGCCGGCTCCGCCATCGGCTACCGGGACGGCCGCTTCATGCAGCCGGTCAACGCCTACGGCCCGTTCCTCGTGGACCTCGCCGACCTGGTCAGCACCGGAGCCACCGTCGACCGGATGGAGATCACCGCCCATCCGGACCTGTCCCACGCCAACCGCCGCGACCTGGAGGCCGTGGCCGAGGGCGTCCGCGATGCCGACCGCCGGCTGGCCGGCACCCTCGGCGACCGTGTCACGCTCGCCCGTGTCGCCTCCGACCTTCCGCTGACCCTGCGGGCCTCCGACGACCAACGGCACGTCACCGCCGCCGTCGTCCTCGCCATCGCCGTCCTCGGCGGCGTCCTGACCGCGGCGGCACTCGTCCTCGCCGGCAGGCTGACGGCGGGCATCCGCGCCGACGAGACCGCCCTGCGGTCCGCCGTGGGCACCAGCCGTCGCCAACTCGCCGCCACCGCGACACTCGAGGCCGGGCTCGTCGCCGCCGTCGCCGCCGCGCTCGGAATACCGGCCTCGTCGGCGCTGCACGCCGGCCTGACTCACCTGCCGCCGCTGGACGACGCCGGCCTGACCGTCCGGCCGGCCCTCGTCGGTGCCCAGGTCCTCGCGGTTGCCGGCGGCGCGCTGGTGCTCGCCGTCGTCCTCACCGTCCTGGCGATCCGGCCCGTCCCGGCAGCCGGCGACCGGCGCACCCGCCGCGAACTGCTGGCCCGATCCGGCGCCGACCTGATGCTCGCGCTCTTCGCCGCCGTCGGATGGTGGCAGCTGTACGCACAGCCCACCGCCGCCAACCCCCGCGCCGACGCGGTCCGGGTGCTCGCGCCGGCGCTGCTGCTCACCGCAGGCGCCGCCCTGGCGCTGCGGGTGGTACTGCCCGCCCTGCGCGGCGCCGACCGGCTGGCGTACCGCGCTCGTGGGCTGGCGCTTCCGCTGGCGGTCTCCGAGGCCGCCCGCCGGCCCCAGGCGGTCGCCGCCGGGCTGCTCGTCGGGCTTGCCTGCGCGGCCGGAACCTTCGGCCTCGCCCTCGACACCACGTGGCACCAGTCGCAGCGCGACCAGGCCGCGCTCTCCGTCGGCACCGACCTGACACTCGCCCTCAGCACGGCGCCGGTGGCCGGAGACGGCGCGGTCGTCAGCGCGGCCACCGCGGGGGCGGTGAGTCCGGCCCTCGACCGTGGTACGGCCGTCGGTCAGTGGCTCGGCACCGCCGGCGACGCGCCGCGCCTGGTCGCCGTCGACACCACCCGCGCAGACGCCCTGCTGCGCGGGCGGCTGGACAGCGACCGCGGCTGGGCGGACGTGGGTGCCACGCTGGCCCCGCGCACGCCGGTCACCGGCCTCGCCGTTCCGACCGGCGCCCCGCTCGTCCTGAGTGGGACCGCCGCCGGCGGCACCTCGCTCGCCGTGACGCCCCGCCTGCTACTGCAGGACGCCACCGGCCTACGCACGTCCTGCACCGGTCCCGCCGTACCGCTCGACGGCCGGGAGTTTCGGCTGCCCGGCTGCGCGACGGCCGACGGGCTGCGCCTCGTCGCGGTCGCCCTGCCGGTCACCGCCGACGCGGTCGGCGGATCCGTCGCCGTAGCCGTCACGCTCAGCGTGCCGTCCGCCGGGTCGGCGGAGAGGCCCACTGACGGATCGGATTGGACCGCCACGTCCGCGCCGCCGGTCCCGAGCACGTTGCGGGACCCGACCGTCATGGTGACCGCCACGTCGACGGGAACCGCGCTGCGGATGGCGGCGACCGTCGACCTCGGCGGTGCCGAGGACGCCGCCCGGACCCTCGTCGCCACCGCCTTTGCCGACCCCGGCCCGGTGCCCGTCGCCGTGTCCGCCCGCTTCGCCAGCGAGGTCGGTGCCCACCGGGGCAGCCAACTCAGCGTCACGGTCGGCACCACGCCCGTCCCGGTCGTCGTCACCGAGGTCGTGCCGACCGTACCGTCCGCCCCCGGCGCCGGCGCCGTCCTGGCCGACCTGGACACGCTGTCCCGCGCACGCGTCGTCACCGGTGACCTGACGTTCCCGGTCGACGCCTGGTGGGTCGGCCACCCAGCCGGTCCCGACGCCGCGGAGCGGGCCACCGCCCTGCACCTGGGCACCGTCACGACCCGCGAGGCGGAGACCGCCCGCCTCACCGGCGGCCCGCTGGGCGCCGGGCTGCCGGCCGCGCTCCGGCTCATCGTCCCGGCCGCGGCCCTGCTGCTGCTCGCCGGCGTCGTCCTGCACGTCAGCTGCGACCTACAGGTCCGCGCTGTCGAGGTGGCGCGGCTACGGGGCCTGGGGATGTCCCGGCGCGGCATCCGAGCCGTGCTGCTCGGCCAGCACGTCGGCGTTCTGCTGCCCCTGCTCACGGCGGGCGCGGCCGTCGGCGCGCTCGCCACCCGGATCGTCGCTCCGCTGCTCGTACGCTCCGACACCGGTGCCGCGCCTGTCCCGGCCGCCCAGCCGCACTGGCCGTGGCCAGCCGAGGCCGCACTGCTCGCCGTACTGCTGACCGGATGCATGCTGGCGGTCGCCGTCGTGGTCACCGTCCAGGTCCGCCGGGCCGACGCCGCGCACCTGCGGGTGGCGCCGTGA
- a CDS encoding NAD-dependent epimerase/dehydratase family protein produces MRLLVLGGTGFVGGAMVTEGVRRGWSVTVFNRGLHGVVPRGVHRLRGDRTAPDGLAALTGGGWDLVVDTWDGAPRAARDAARVLADVVGHYGYVSSGSVYTDHSTVGLHEDSPVVDADADSVDGDYPQLKAGAERAVREVFGDRALVARAGLILGPGEDIGRLPWWLRRIERGGDVLAPGPADLPVQYVDVRDLAGWMLDAGARRLGGTFNAIGRPAQTTMGELLDACVAATGADARLRWTDPTRILAAGVQPWSDLPIWLPIGHPNRGLLEQDVTRVHAAGLTCRPVTETVADTWRWLREVGAVPPRAGRPQRSSIGLDPTREAGLLAA; encoded by the coding sequence ATGAGGCTGCTGGTGCTGGGCGGTACGGGATTCGTGGGCGGCGCGATGGTCACCGAGGGCGTACGCCGTGGTTGGTCGGTGACGGTGTTCAACCGAGGGCTGCACGGCGTGGTGCCGCGAGGCGTACACCGGTTGCGGGGTGACCGGACCGCGCCGGACGGCCTGGCGGCGCTGACCGGCGGTGGGTGGGACCTGGTGGTGGACACCTGGGACGGCGCACCGCGCGCAGCCCGCGACGCCGCCCGCGTTCTGGCCGACGTGGTCGGCCACTACGGGTACGTGTCCAGCGGGTCGGTCTACACCGACCACTCCACCGTCGGGTTGCATGAGGACTCCCCGGTGGTGGACGCCGACGCGGACTCGGTCGACGGCGACTATCCGCAGCTCAAGGCCGGTGCCGAACGTGCCGTACGGGAAGTGTTCGGCGACCGGGCGCTGGTCGCCCGGGCCGGTCTGATCCTGGGCCCGGGGGAGGACATCGGCCGGTTGCCCTGGTGGCTGCGGCGCATCGAGCGCGGCGGTGACGTGCTCGCGCCCGGGCCGGCCGACCTGCCGGTGCAGTACGTCGACGTCCGCGATCTGGCGGGATGGATGCTGGACGCCGGTGCCCGACGGTTGGGCGGCACGTTCAACGCCATCGGTCGTCCCGCGCAGACCACGATGGGTGAGCTTCTCGACGCGTGTGTGGCTGCCACCGGTGCGGATGCCCGGCTACGCTGGACCGATCCGACGCGGATCCTCGCCGCCGGTGTGCAGCCGTGGAGCGACCTACCGATCTGGCTGCCGATCGGTCACCCGAACCGGGGGTTGCTGGAACAGGACGTGACCCGCGTCCACGCCGCCGGGTTGACCTGCCGGCCAGTGACCGAGACCGTCGCCGACACCTGGCGGTGGCTGCGCGAGGTCGGTGCGGTGCCGCCGCGCGCCGGGCGACCGCAGCGCAGCTCGATCGGACTGGACCCGACCCGGGAGGCCGGGCTGCTCGCCGCGTGA
- a CDS encoding response regulator transcription factor — protein MIRVFLLDDHEVVRRGLADLLQSGGDIEVVGESGSAREAARLIPALRPDVAILDARLPDGNGIDVCRDVRAVDSSIRGLILTSYEDDEALFAAIMAGAAGYVLKQIRGTDLVDAVRRVAAGQSLLDPAITTRVLERIRNGVEQPRELKSLTEQERRILEYVAEGLTNREIAARMFLAEKTVKNYVSSVLAKLGLERRTQAAVLATRLLGKTP, from the coding sequence ATGATCCGCGTCTTCCTCCTCGACGACCACGAGGTCGTCCGCCGTGGCCTGGCCGACCTACTGCAGAGCGGCGGCGACATCGAGGTGGTCGGCGAGTCCGGCTCCGCGCGGGAGGCGGCGCGCCTCATCCCGGCGTTACGGCCCGACGTGGCGATCCTGGACGCGCGGCTGCCCGACGGCAACGGCATCGACGTGTGCCGGGACGTCCGCGCCGTCGACTCGTCCATCAGGGGCCTGATCCTCACCTCGTACGAGGACGACGAGGCGTTGTTCGCGGCGATCATGGCGGGCGCCGCCGGTTACGTACTCAAGCAGATCCGGGGCACCGACCTGGTGGACGCGGTGCGGCGGGTGGCGGCCGGGCAGTCGCTGCTGGACCCGGCGATCACCACCCGGGTGCTGGAGCGCATCCGCAACGGGGTCGAGCAGCCGCGCGAGCTGAAGTCGCTCACCGAGCAGGAGCGGCGGATCCTGGAGTACGTGGCGGAAGGGCTCACCAACCGGGAGATCGCGGCCCGGATGTTCCTGGCGGAGAAGACGGTGAAGAACTACGTCTCCAGCGTGCTGGCCAAACTGGGCCTGGAGCGTCGCACCCAGGCCGCCGTGCTGGCCACCCGGCTGCTCGGTAAGACTCCCTGA